In Silene latifolia isolate original U9 population chromosome X, ASM4854445v1, whole genome shotgun sequence, the following proteins share a genomic window:
- the LOC141623306 gene encoding uncharacterized protein LOC141623306, whose translation MGSRPKVSWDGVVWNEWVILKHQFMGWLLAHGAFKTKAKLIRYGVDIDDSCWLCGQASEDLDHLFFGCDYSVRVVQHLQQKTGLMLPVGNVLDWCLQDTGTKMRRGVRAGMIVGAIYHVWHHRNKCRNEGVLLRPQKVATNIVDDMKLRVQGKDRRKLTILELDWLKDVGLM comes from the coding sequence ATGGGGTCCCGTCCTAAGGTGAGTTGGGATGGGGTGGTATGGAATGAATGGGTGATCCTAAAGCATCAATTTATGGGATGGCTCCTTGCCCATGGAGCCTTCAAAACCAAAGCTAAGCTGATCAGGTATGGGGTGGACATTGATGATAGCTGCTGGTTATGTGGACAGGCATCAGAAGATTTGGATCACCTTTTCTTTGGTTGTGATTACAGTGTCAGGGTAGTTCAGCATCTGCAACAGAAAACTGGTTTAATGCTACCAGTTGGCAATGTTCTGGACTGGTGTTTGCAGGATACTGGCACTAAGATGCGGAGAGGGGTGAGGGCAGGAATGATTGTGGGAGCTATATATCATGTATGGCATCATAGAAATAAATGCAGGAATGAAGGTGTTCTCCTAAGGCCACAGAAGGTTGCTACAAACATTGTTGATGACATGAAGTTGAGAGTCCAGGGTAAAGACAGGCGAAAGCTTACTATCCTAGAGCTAGATTGGCTTAAAGATGTTGGACTTATGTAA